acagaggaggaggaggagaacagCCTGGATCCCTGAGCACCATTTGCCTGCGTTTGAGGACCAGCATCTTTCTGAGCTTTACTTTAATAAAGTTATTATTAAACAGCAGCCAGTCTTGGCTCTGTATTTAGGTCAGGCACCCCCCTATAGTGTAAGTCTTTCCTCTAgaggtgggatgggggcagAGAGATACCCCTGCCCTCCCATTCTCCCTACAGAAAGCAGCCTGGGGGGGTTCAGGGGAGCCAGGAACTCGCACTGAATCCAGCGTGGTTTGAGGTTGACATAGAAACAGCgtggggagggaggcagggattGTCGCTTCGACGGCCCAACGAGGGATCCAAAGCGCGCTTTGTGATTGGTCAGAAGTGGAGGGGTAGGCGGGGCCTAGAGGTGGTGCCGCCACACAGGCAAAGCTATGGGCCAAAAGGAGGATCCAAATTGCACGCGGTGATTGGCTTAGAAATAAACCAATGGtgcttcagctgctgtgcagcGATTGGTGCTGCCGTGAGCCCTCTGAGTCCTATAAAAGGGCAGGGAGGGAGCGGGAATGCACTCAGTGCTAAGATGGATCTGGTCCGACACTATCAGCTCTATGGGAGCCCCCAATAGTCCTCCACCCCCCTCCACCCTATAAACctccattgggacccccccTCCACCCTATAAACCTCCATTGGGACCCTATAGATTCCAGGGGGTAACTAAGACACCCCCCAGCTGCCAGCATATGGCATATAGAAGCAGTGAACCCCCAGCATGGGGAAGGTGGGGGTAATAGGGGCAGTATATGTGCGTGATATAGATCCATGAGCCCCATATGTGGCTGTGGGTGGAGAAACGGCACGTTTCTGGGCTTTActttacaaaataataacaacgATAAATTTCTTAGGAATTGAATGGAACAGATGATACAGCATCAAACAACAACCGGTCGATCTTGGCtctattatatataatatatatatatatatcagacACCCCAACGTCGGCCTTGTTTCTATGGGACGGGGCTGCCCTTCGCCCCCCAGCCTTGGGGACACGGCTGTCCCCCATATGGGGGTGACACAggggggaggatggggatgatggggatatgggggggggttatttACACGATGGGGTGCACATACGTACATATTTATAGTCAGCGGGGAGCACGGGGCCGCAGCACGgagaggaacaaaacaaagtgcATTTATACAGACTAGATCCAGAGCTCACGGCCAGGGGAGGCAGGGAGCCAGGCTGGGGCTGCCATGCAGGGTGAGGGGTCCCCGTGCTCCCTCTTTCCATAGGGGAACCCCCCCACCCCTATGGGTGAGGCTGGCATTGCTCCCAGCCCCCCAAAAGGGTGGAGGGGGCTGGTGGGCAGCTCCCCATATTTGAGTGATtgtaggggggggggggagagacccccaccccactccGTGGCTAAAGGTCGGCGGTGTGTGTGGGGTCTTCAGCCAAGGGGGCTCTggagcctggaggagagaaaggaggtgTGAAGGGGGAGAAATTGGGGGTCAGGGGGTGAAAATGAAGGTTCCCCTTCAACCCCCCCAAACACTTTAAGGGGATGATTaggaagagggagaaagggagaagataCTGAAGGGGGACAGAGAGAGAATGGGGCAAGAATAAGTGAGGAGGATGGAAAGAAGTGAGGTGATGAGGGAGATAGGGACATGGAAAGGAGATGGGGTGCAGCCGCTCACCTGGGATGTTGGTGCTGTGGCCCTGTAGGCTCCTTAGGGAGCGGGTCAGGGGGCTGCCACCCTCGGGGCTGTGGGGTTGCTGGgtccatccctccatcccagGGGCTGGGTGCCCCACAGGGGTGGTGTCTGCAGATGAGCTGTGCCCAAGggactgcagcagctcccagtggGCAGCTTCCACAGcctggttggggggggggaagtgaaGGGAAAGGACACAATGTAAGGGCAGGGGGGCACAGGTTTGTGGTTTCCCCCTCTGTTATATCAGCCCTTGAGTGGGGCTCACCTTCAGCCTGTTGAGCTTCAGCGTCAGCTGCTCAATGGTGCGGAAAATGAGGTCGACATCTCGGAGGGGACCGGGTGGGTCTGGGGGACCCTCAGCAGCGCTGGGTCGGGGGGGTTCCTCAGGTGGGAAGGCTTGGGGGGGTCCTGGAGGTGGCACAGGTTCGGGGGGCCCGGTGGGCATGCTGACATAGAAGTAGTTACCTGTGTAGGAGGGAAGGAGCAGACTTAGTGCATTGGGGGGCATCAGGGTTGCAGTGGCACTCTGTGTCCTGAGCTCTGGGGACAACCCTCGGGGACATggccccctcccacccctccccaAGGATACAGCACCCCCCAGGGATATGTGTCCCCCTGGAGGATATGGATGCCCTTAAGGGACAGGAGGGTATAATGGGGAAACATGGCTGTGGGAACTCAAGGAAACCCCCCAGGAAGGGGATGGGGGTCTCTTTACCATCTACATTAGCTCCgcctccttcctgcagctcagttTCTGTTTGGCTGCTGCCTGGCGAGAGCGTGGCCTCCTGAGCACCCTCCGCAGGGGCTGTGCACCCCAAaaagagatggggaagggagagggagggggtgAGCTGGCCCCGCCACCAGCACCCACCACCAGCACCAATCAGCATCCCATCACCAGCacccatatatatataccagCATCACATCAGTCACCATCCCCATCACCAATTAGCACCGGCACCCATCAGCTCCCCCACCACCAGCACCCATATACCAGCATCATTTAGCATCCCACCACCAGCACCCATTAGAACCCACCACCAGCATCCCAGCTCCAAAGCTCATGCAGAgagaccccaaatcccagccaagggaaggaaaggaacagcCCCcaggtgccccccccccccatgcccGGTTGGGGACAGGCAGCTCCCCATACCTTTCCGGACCACCTTgtagctgctctgctcctcagcagaCACTGTTGGACCCGTCTCATTCTGTTCCTCCAACCCTGATCTTGACTTTGGCTCTTCGGCAGCACTTTGGGGCTCAGCCAGCAACTCTTGGGATGCTGAATCCTGGCTGGAGAGCACTGAGTCCCAAGTGTGGGTACCCCCAATGACTGATGGTGTGGGTGTCAGGTCGTCCTCAGGCTCCGTGTCACGACTGGGCAGGAGCCGACGCAGGATCAACAGCCGCAGGTTCTCCACTGGGATAAGAGGGATAAAGTGGTTGGGGGAGGTTGATATCATAGAGGGGGGCTCCCCAATCTTCCTGAGCATCACTCACCATCCTCCAGGGCTGCCTCGGCCAACCCCTCGGCTGGGCTGGGAACTGGCAGTGCCAAGCGCATGGAGGGCTCTGGGTGAGCATCAGACACCTCTGTTTGCAGAGGTCCAGGGGGCAGCTCTTCCTCTTCCACCTCGCTGCTCCCCGGCTCCTCTGGCAGCACTGgaggctgctccctgcccagcagctccgTGGGATTGTCGTCTGCTGCATTGAGAGGGGAGAGCTCAAGGTTGTGTCCTGAGCCCAGAGACAGATGGGCAACTGAGCATGGGAAATCACCTGAAGAACTCTCCTCCgcttctgctgcagagctgctgacttGGGACAGGATGGGGGAGACGTCGGGGTCCTGCAACACCAGGCTGCAGGATGGAGAGGGGTTAGACTGGAGGATGGCAGTGCTAAGGGGCCAGGAGCCCTGAAAGCTGCTTCTGGGTCTCCAGTAAAtagctcctgcagcagggagaacCCATGTCTCCAGCCCCACCAGCTGGAGACACCCAGCAGTGCCATCAAGTGCCAGACcaggctccagccctgctcacctTGAAGGTGCCATGCGAGTGGGTTCCGGCATCTGGCGTTTTGGGGGGAAGGTAGCATTCCTCATGGCACTCTGCACTGCCTCCTCTAACACCTCCATCCACCTGGCCGGCCCAGAGCACCGTCAGCTCCTGGGGGGGTCACACAGGggagccccctccccaaccACGCACTGCCCACGGCACCAGTGCCCCTTTAGCCCTTACGTGTTCTTCTCAGAGGACGTCAGTGCTACCAGCTCATAGATCTGGGGTCCCAGCTCTGATGTGCAGATGATGAAGAAGGCTCGTTTATCTGCACAGGGGGACAAAGCAATGGAGAAGCTCAAGGTACAGTGAAGAACATGCTCAAGAGGACAGGCCCCCTGCCACCCCCTGCATCCTGCTGTCCCCTACCTGTGGCCACGGAGCGAATGAGCACCGAGTTGAGCTTGAGGATGGGGCTGAAGGTCTGCTTGTTGTCCAAGGAGCCCAGAGCTGTCTTGCCGTGGCACTTGAGCACCAGCTTTTCATCTTGTTTCTGTAGCAGCACCAGGAGGTCCTCCAGGAGCAGCACGTGCAGATCTGGAgtggagagcagagagaagaggcTCAGGGTTGTGCTCACAGCCCAGGAAGGATTATCCTGAGGACACCACAACTCCAGCTGGCACAGCCTCACAGGGTCCCCAAAATGCTACCAGAGGTCCCACATCCTGCAGGACCTGAGGGAAGGTCCATACCCACAGTCTTATCCTTGCTGATACGCCAGGTGAGTGGCCCTTCGTGGATCATGCGGCGGGAGGTGAGGTCCAGGCTCTGAAGGAATGAGAGGGCAGTGGTGAATGTGCTGGCACCAGGCAGCTCCCCAGGTCTACAAGGAGCTGGAATCACCTTGAACTCAGCTGCCAGCGGGTTGCTGGTCCTCTCCAGTGAGGTGGCATCCAGGCGTTTCTGGTAGCCCTCCAGCCGATGTCGGTTCTCTGCTTGCTTCACTGCTTCATTCACATACTTGAGGATGTCCCGGCAGTGGTCTCGGGCCCGGCACAGCTTATCATGCTCCGAGGTGCCCGCTGGAGCAGGATGATGGTCAGGGGGAGCAGGTGCTGCCCTGTGTAGCTGAGCAACACTCACACACCCGTGGCTGCATCCTGAGCCCACATGGAGCCAGCCCAGAGCTGACAGAAGGGAGGAGTCCCCCCCAGCACCAACCCATCCCAGCTGGACAGCAGCACACCATCCTCACAACCCTAAGAGTCCTCCAGCCCCTACCTTCAGTATGCTTGAGGATGTTCTCCAGCAGCAACGGGTACTTGGTCAGGCGTTGCATTTCTGAGATGATCAAGTCCTTAAGTTGCAGGCGCCGGCACTGAGGgttgctttctgcttcctaGGGCAGAGGAAAAGGATGAAGGTCCTGGGGTGTGAGCAGGGGCAGCCAGGAGAGCTGTGGGGTGAGAAGCAGCCCAAGAGAGGAACGAACCTGCATGAAGATCTGGAAACGGGTCTCCTTGCGCTGTTTGGTCTTGATAAGCTCCAGCGCAATGGACTGGTAGGAGCAAAAGTCAGCAGTGACCTGCTGGATCTCCTCCTTGGCCAGGCCGTCAAACTGGGGGCACAGAAAGACGTGGGCTCAGATACCAACAAACCTGGCCCACCTTGACCCCACCATGGCCTTCCCAAAGCTCCTCCATTTCCATGTTCTGGTTCCCAGAGCAAGAGGCAACGAGGGACAGCACAGGTCTCTGTGACAGCAGGGTCACCTCTGCCCTCTGCACAGAAACCTTCAGGCTCCCCTGTCTGCTCCTAGAGGATGTGATGTCCTCAGGGCCGGAGTCACCCCATCCCCTCTAAGCAGCCACCCCTCTTTACCCGGGACAGCATGAGATCCCCGATTTCCTTAATGATTGGTCCTTCTTCCCGGAGCTTCTTCATTGATTCGGAGAGGGAATCTGGAGGAGGAAGTGGGAGACACAGTGAACTTTGACTGCTGCTGCCATGAAACTGAAAGTGGGCTACAAAGATCAGCAACAATCAAACAGCCCAGCCCAGGCTGGTCATTGCATAGcccagggcagtgctgccaCTGCAGGAAGGTTTGcaggacagaaagaaaggaaggaagaacttACTGTGGATTTCAATCACATCTGGGAGGTTGGGGAAGAGCAGCGCCAACTCCTCCCTGGACAGCAGGCTCTCCTTCCTCATCCGCTGGTAAAAGAGGAGGTCGAGGACTCGGAGGATGCGAAGGTGAGATACCTCCGTGGCAAAGAGCTCTGTCAAGAGGCAGAGGATTAGGAGGTGTCCTTGGGCTGTGTCTGTAGAGGCACAGATTCTCAACTCCTCACTCCTAGCTCCTCACCATTGATCACCTCCTGCCGGTCAATCTCCTTCTGTGGCAGGCTGGCCAGCAGCTCCCGGCCCACTGTGTGCTGCCAGTTCTGTGCATCCAGCTCGGACTCCAGGTCTGAGAGTTGGCCCTGCTCATCCTCCAGCAGGTGAGGCAGGAAGGGGTCAGCACCAAAGCCCAGGCTGGGTGACTCGATGCTCCTGGGtggatgaaaagcagcagtgagagtACTCTGCAGTCCTTCTCCCCCATGAGCCCGCCTGCAgcactcccagcacagccaaTATCTACCTGGGCCCTATTTCGGCTTGAACCCGGGACCTTCAGCACAAGAAGCACAAGCCTCTGACTCTTGAGCTAACAGACTAGGTCCCCCAGCAGCCATCTATATAGGTCGATTAAGCTCCTGCGTGAGACACAAGGGAACAGAGGTGCCTCCTAACTCCTGGGATGGGGAGCTGGCGTTACGCAGGACTGTGCCAAGTGGAGGCATCTCTGGgggctccctccctccctcccagggcagccctgAGCATCACTTCCCCTGGTGCTCTATCAAGGCCTGGGAGAAGCTAGAAAGGTCCCCTCTgacacccccagccccctctACAGTGACCCTCCTGCTCTGTAGGACCCAGCCCTGGAGGTGGCGGCGGGCTCGGGGTGCTGAGGTAGAGGTAATGGCAACAGCAGCCGTGCCACTCACCTGCGTCCCATCTTCGGTGTGTAGGGGGGGGTGGGATTCTCCAGCGAcctggggagggatgggagcaTCACCCATGAGACCCTGTGGCATCAGCAGGGCCCTCTCCTCCCAacacagcaccctgcagcactTCCCGGGAGCAAATCCATTGAGGGGCAAGTACCACCCATTGCAATGCAGGGCTTGGGGCACAAAGGTACATTAAACCAAATTCTCGCTGGCTTCCCAACTGTGAAGTTGGACTCTCAGGGCTGCACCAGGAGGTGCAGAGCCCAGACACAGTAGGCAGGCAATTGACCATCCCAGATCCCTCCTGAGGGCCACAGGTAACCCATCTCCCTTAGCCTGGCTATGCTGGCAGCTCCCACCTGGTGGACAGACTGGAGGCAGAGGACGATGCTGACTGGTGAAGCCTGGTGgcctcagctgcagcatccaTATCCACATCGCTACGGGAGCGGGGCAcgttttctgctttccttgatttcttcatctcttctcGACCTTTCAAGCTCTCCGAGCGGCCCAGCTTGACCTCAGCACGAGATCTGCAGTAGGGAGACAGAGCAGGGAGCATCAGGCTGAGGGATGCACAGGCAGAAAACACAGGGTGAGATCACAGAGGGCAGGAATTGCTCCCCCAAACCCTTCATACCCGTCACCCTCCAGCAGGTCCTCAGGGAAGCTGCCAGTGGAGAGACGCTGCGAGCCAGGCTCCTGGTTGTCATAATGCTGGTTGTTCTCAAAGTGCTGGATAATGTTCCTCACATTGCCGGGTTTGACTGCTGGggcaaagagaagggagggatCCTGGTTAGGGTAGGAAGGAGGAGATAGATGGTGGCATTGCTGTCCTCACTGTGGGATGTCACCAAGGCCACCACTGGGGCTTCCCTAGGGACATCTATGGGCagccctcctcccaccccacagcccatcCAGTGCCCAATGTAGCAGCGTTGGggaaacaaatcaaaactgAGCACGTGAGATGAAtggcaaataaaagaaaagggcTTTTACCTTCGACAGGGGACAAAGGGACATgaaatgctgaaaggaaaaaaacaaaaaaacaaaaatgagatgTCAAATCAATCCTGTGTCTATCAACGGCGGAGGAGGCAGAGAAGGGAGCGTGTGAGCTAATGGTATAAGAACTGAAAgtagaaggggggggggaacatACATATGCATGTCAGAGCACACGTGCACACATGTGCCAGAGCACACACGTATCGTCGCACGCTCTCCACCATCTCagcccaccctgcagctccACAATATCCCAATACTCACTGCTCTGGGACATTTTGGGCTTTGCAATGTACTTTAGGATGGGGTTGCGCTTCTTGTCTTCCATGGCATCCTTGTccttctttgtgctgctgctctgctgggacaCCCGAGAGGAATGTTGGCATTACAATGTGGGCAATACACCACAGCTATtcctccatcccatccacatattgcagagggagctgggagcagagcagagggacagcagcCATCACACCACTCACCTTCTTGGCCTTGGGGAAGAAGGGCAGCCACTTGTCCTTGTCCGGGAGGGCCTGTGCCTTCTCACTGGTGCTGGCTACACGTGGCTCACGGCTGCGGATGCCAGTGTGGTTCATGTATGTGCTGAGGGCAAAGGCCATGGGGGAGCTGCAAGAGAAGAGTCTGAGTGGAGACAGAACACCAGGCTGGAGGGTGAAAATGGAGCTGGGACATCCTGTGGGGTCTCGTGTGACAAAGGGACCACTCCTTCCTGGCCAGGGGACACCTGGGAAGGGACAAGGAgggcagaaaggcagcagccTTCAAGAGGGAGAGTTAGGGACACTCCTTCCCCAAGCCCTGCCATCCTGAAAGCCCCCAGAGATAAAGCTGGCACTGGGACAAAGTGCTGCAGGCCAGCATATTAAAGGGGCGGTTTCGCATCTCCTCTCTAAGacccttttcccctctttagTCAGCAATAGCAATACAGTCACAACTGGGTGCATGCTTGCCATGGCTGAGAGTCACTCACCTCCTGTCCTCTTCATATTTTGACCTgcagagagagatggagaagaaTAAGAGAGCCTGTTTGTATTCCTCTGCTCAGCCCCTTGGAGCCATCCCCAGGCAGGGTTCTCCCTCTATGTCCCCTAAAGACCTTTCCTCCCATCTCTGccaccagcacccccagctcctgctccactTTCTCCTTCCTGAGCTCAATCAGCACACTGGGGAGGTGGCAGGACCAGACAGCCCACACTTACAGGATGTCACCCAGCTGAGCCAGCTGCTTCTCGGCCACTTGCCGCTCCTTCTGCGGGTCCCCATCCAGGTCCAGGAGGTCGTTTTCCCCATATAGGCTCCCCAGGCCCATGGTACGCTTCGTTCTATGGGCACATGGGGGTCAGTGCCACAAAGCACAGGGGGAGGTATGCTGAGATCTGTGGGGTGGCCATCCCATTGTCACCTGTAGTCCTGGATCTGCTCCTGTATCTCGGGCATCACCATCTCCTGAGCTTCAAAGAGGGCAGCTCGGACATCATCCCCATTCCGTAGGCGAGCCTCTGGGTGATAAAAGGACAGGCAGTGTCACCAGCCATGCAGGAAATTGCCATAAGAACTTTCTGGCAGCCCCTGAGAGCTCCTCACTCACCGATCTCAGACAGAAGCTGCTCCGACACCTTCACTCGAAGAGGCTGCAGAGAGAACACAACACAGTGTGAAGGAATTTGCATGCCAAAGCCACAgtcacacagctctgagctgcagggtGAGGGTGCTCTGTGATCCTGCACCATCATTGTTTGGCATTTCTGCAACTTGGGGGGGGGTGTGAGAGCTGAGAGTCCCACTCCCCCAGTGCACAAAGCACCCAGCACTCATCACAGCACCCAGAACACAAATCCCTCTGGAGCAGTGTCCTCCTTCCAAGCAATAGGTACCCCCAGGAATTAGAGGGCACAGCctgagccccagccctgcctctATGACCCCTGCTCCAAGCTGCCTGGTGCTGCTACCATTGTGCAATGCCTGCGCAATGCTTTACGCAATTTGCATCGAAGCAGAGAAGCCAGCATCAGCAAAGCACTGTCAGTAACAAAAACTGTTAAAAAGGACCCTCATGCAATGGACAAGAGACTGATGTTGGCTTTCCAGCTGGttctcctcccaccccctgCAGATACAAGGACCCCTGTGCAGGCACACAGCCCCTGCCCTCACCGCGTTCCGGTCCAAGAAGATGTTCCAGATATCCTTCCCCAAACCCCGGGAATCCTTTGCTGTTGTCTGCTGGCAAACGTCTGCGCATAAGTAGAAGAGCTGCAAGGAGGGGAGACCAGAGGTGGGCAGCGAAGAAGGAGGAAGGTTTAGAAGCAGGAAGGTGAAACATCCAATAGAGCAGCAGCCAGACGGCCATGAAACAGGAAACGACCGTGGGGGTCTGGGAGGGCAGCGCCCTCCCCGCGTCACGCctgggaggaaggggaggacaTGTAACCCTACACTGGGCTTCCctcactgctgcacagctggggacagggctgccagcagcttccTGAGCCCTAAACAGAGCCTGCACCTCAGCAATGTGCTCAGCAAACCAGCAGCGCCCGCAGACCCCAGGGATGTGGGTTAGGGCACGGATACACCGCCCCGCTGGCATTTCTCCCAGCTTGCTGCCTCCAGCTCTTACCAGGGGGCTGGGATCTGCCTGGGAGAATATGTAGCGCAGGAAGACTCCCAAGTGTGCTGGTCGGGACTTCAGCTTGCTCAGGTCCTGGAAGAGGGAGTCGCACTGCAGGGCCCGAAGGAGAAGCATTGGTTAGGAAAGAAGGGAACTGACTTGTCTGGAGCCCTGTTGCATACCCCTGGGTGAAgctccagcccctgctcccCAATTCCCACCAACCCAATCCAGgacacccccatccccaccacggCAGTGGCTGGGCTGGTGACAGCTGTCATCCAGGAACGCTCTCGGCACGGGCTGGGATAACAGAGGCAGATGAGGTCACTGGACAGCTTCCTCCTCAGGAGGATTTCTAAATGCCAAAGCTTCCTGGGTGCCAGGGCACACAGCCACAAAGGGAGGAGCATGTGAGAAGTGACAGCCCTGTCCCGTGACCTTGGCTAACTGCCCCCAGAGAGATGGGACAAGAGCCAAGAGCAGTTTGGTGCCACTACCTCGTTGTTGAAATAGCCCGGATCGTAATCCTCCTCTGGCCCAATGATGAGAGGTCGTCCAGTGCGCTCTGATCCCTGCAGGAGAGGTGGGACAGCATTAGGAGCTGGGCACTGGCTTCAGGGAGCGTGAGGACACTTGATGTACCCTGCTAGATGGGGTGATGGCTGCATGCTCAAGGCCAGCACTGGTCCCATCCTACCTGCTCAGTGGTAGGGGTGAAGGCGGTATCGGAGCCCTGCCGGCGATGGTGCTGGAAGAGGCGGGCTGTGATGACTGGGGAGGTGCGTGGGCTGTCCAAGCCGTGGTCAGAGAGGACAGAGTTGCGGTTCAGGGAGATCTGTTCAGGAAGTTGGAGGGGAAAGGCTGGGGATGGCTCTTGCCTGACTTAGGGTTGTCCCTTGAGAGCAGTTTGCAGCTCTGAGACCATGAAGACCACGTCCTCAATGGGCCCAGCGAACTCAGAAACCACATAAAACCTTCAGGGCTATGGGAATCACTTTAAGACTAGAAGCACAAGCCTGGGGACCACTCATTTCTGGGGCAGCAATGTCAGGATATGCACTGCATGCCCAAGCACTGCAATCTCAGCTCTGGTCCGTGGCTCCTAACAGTGCAAAGAACCCTCCAGCTGTACCCTGCTGTCATATTCAGTCATCTCAGGTGacatttagttttaaataacACTTTCCCCCATCGTTGCTGTGacccagcagagctgggctgttcTCTCACCTCGCTGACAGAGGGGAACCGCTCCGTGCCTGACTCCAACCCGCTGTCACCATCCTGAGAGTCCACTGAGAGGCGGCCTGGGGACAGAGGAGAGGCTGAGTCCCATGTTCAGGACTTCCCAGTGCACaatggggagaggggaaggtACAAACTACCAGCACCACTCACCTTCTGCTGCCCTGAACATTGCCATGCTGGAATCACCAGACAGTCGCCCCAAATCCTGCAAGGTGAGGGGAATGTGGGACCAGTGGGATGCCACCCAGCAAAGGGAGAcactccagcacagagcaaagaggaCACCAGGCTGCAGAATCTCCCACTCACCATAGCAAAAGTGGGAAACCAGGAGCACCAGCACCCTGCATGGCCATGCTTCCCCACTCCCCAAAGGAGCCTGATGCCTGGTGCCTAACCCTAATCTAAGTTAGGGTTCCAACAGAGCTTGTGCTGCTCACTTACCATGGAGCCACTGGTCTCCTGGCGGATTttgagctgcagctggctgaCCCTCCGGCGTGCTCCCTCAATCTGCTCCCCCACCACAGTGCCAGGGTTGCGGTTGTATGCCTCATAGAAGCGCTGAGTGAGAAGATAAAGATGATCACAGTGGCCCCAAACCCATCAGCCTGCCCCATTGCTCATGGGAAGGGGGCAAAGACACAGTTGCTACATGGCTCAATGGGTCAATGTGTGCACCAAGAGCTCCCCTGGGTCAGACAGTACCCAAATGCTGCATATCTCCCCCAGGTACCAGCACAGTTTGGCTGGGATGTTACAGACTGCTGCAAGAGCCCATTAACTAAACAtcaaagcaggagaaaagggTTGAGAGCTGAGCTTCTCCCAGCACCTATCAGCTCAAGCAAGGGACAACCCAGCCCAGAGTCACTCTTGAAGGAGGAGAAGCATTatacctgcagctctgcctcctcctgtcGCAGCATGTTCCGGAGAATCTGCGTTGCATGCTTCTGAACCTCAGGGTCCTGCAGTGTAAGGTGGACACAAGCcaaggctgagctctgcctgcaatgcattgcagcctgcaggaaggcagagagcAGGGTGGGCAGAACACATTACCTGCAAGGGCTTGGGGCCAGTGATGCGCTGTGGTGGGGGGAGTGGTGGGGGTGGAGGTGGTGGGGGGCAGGCAGGGGCATTGCGGGGTGCCCCTGTAGTGCTCGTGTCTTGCTGGGAGTTGGAGAGCCCAACCGACGGTGGTGGGGAGCCCAGGAGTGTCAGGGCCACGTAGGCACCAGCTGAGGACATCAAGgattagaaaggaaagaaaagctcctGTCATTCACTCCTTGAAATATCAGgtgagcactgcagcaatgGGTGGGCACATCCCTATCCCTGTGTGTCTGTGGAGGACTGAGACAGATATCCTCATCTTCTCCCAAAAACCAAGCCCTGCCTTTGGGTATGATGCTGTCCCTCCCCAGCTGGGCATGTAACCTCGTCTCCAGGAGCAATAAAGGGAAAGCTCTGCCACCTGAGCTCAGAGCCAGTTTCTGGCCATACTCACACTTGATCAACTTCACCACCTCCAGGTGGGAGCTGTTGGTCACCATGGTGCCGTTCACCTggcagaggggaggagaggagagccatcagctgcagacacagcagcagggtATGGCAGCACAGGCCACAATGCTCACCTTGACTATGCGGTCCCCCTCCTGCACCCCAGCCTTCATGGCCGCTCCTCctgcaggacagacagacagacagacaggcaTCAGAAATGGTTGTGCAACATGATGTGAACACCATCACAGCCCAAATagcctctgtgctgcttaaGCAGCCACAACCCAGCCCTTCCTATCCCTGGCCAGACCGGGGTCCCAGCATCCGCAATGACTCCTACACATCCCAGAGCACCACGTGCATGCAAACACCGGACAggggcccagcagcagcactgctctgctcctctccccacTCCACTCTGTAACAAAGCCACTGAGGCTGAAATATAGGGAAAATTATCTTTTCCTCAAGCCAAAACCAAGAGGAAAT
This DNA window, taken from Coturnix japonica isolate 7356 chromosome 25, Coturnix japonica 2.1, whole genome shotgun sequence, encodes the following:
- the ARHGEF11 gene encoding rho guanine nucleotide exchange factor 11 isoform X10; the protein is MSVRPPQAAPDRLSSLSSLGDSSSERRSPGHRRQPSDSSETTGLVQRCVIIQKDQHGFGFTVSGDRIVLVQSVRPGGAAMKAGVQEGDRIVKVNGTMVTNSSHLEVVKLIKSGAYVALTLLGSPPPSVGLSNSQQDTSTTGAPRNAPACPPPPPPPPLPPPQRITGPKPLQDPEVQKHATQILRNMLRQEEAELQRFYEAYNRNPGTVVGEQIEGARRRVSQLQLKIRQETSGSMDLGRLSGDSSMAMFRAAEGRLSVDSQDGDSGLESGTERFPSVSEISLNRNSVLSDHGLDSPRTSPVITARLFQHHRRQGSDTAFTPTTEQGSERTGRPLIIGPEEDYDPGYFNNECDSLFQDLSKLKSRPAHLGVFLRYIFSQADPSPLLFYLCADVCQQTTAKDSRGLGKDIWNIFLDRNAPLRVKVSEQLLSEIEARLRNGDDVRAALFEAQEMVMPEIQEQIQDYRTKRTMGLGSLYGENDLLDLDGDPQKERQVAEKQLAQLGDILSKYEEDRSSPMAFALSTYMNHTGIRSREPRVASTSEKAQALPDKDKWLPFFPKAKKSSSTKKDKDAMEDKKRNPILKYIAKPKMSQSTFHVPLSPVEVKPGNVRNIIQHFENNQHYDNQEPGSQRLSTGSFPEDLLEGDGSRAEVKLGRSESLKGREEMKKSRKAENVPRSRSDVDMDAAAEATRLHQSASSSASSLSTRSLENPTPPYTPKMGRRSIESPSLGFGADPFLPHLLEDEQGQLSDLESELDAQNWQHTVGRELLASLPQKEIDRQEVINELFATEVSHLRILRVLDLLFYQRMRKESLLSREELALLFPNLPDVIEIHNSLSESMKKLREEGPIIKEIGDLMLSRFDGLAKEEIQQVTADFCSYQSIALELIKTKQRKETRFQIFMQEAESNPQCRRLQLKDLIISEMQRLTKYPLLLENILKHTEAGTSEHDKLCRARDHCRDILKYVNEAVKQAENRHRLEGYQKRLDATSLERTSNPLAAEFKSLDLTSRRMIHEGPLTWRISKDKTVDLHVLLLEDLLVLLQKQDEKLVLKCHGKTALGSLDNKQTFSPILKLNSVLIRSVATDKRAFFIICTSELGPQIYELVALTSSEKNTWMEVLEEAVQSAMRNATFPPKRQMPEPTRMAPSSLVLQDPDVSPILSQVSSSAAEAEESSSADDNPTELLGREQPPVLPEEPGSSEVEEEELPPGPLQTEVSDAHPEPSMRLALPVPSPAEGLAEAALEDVENLRLLILRRLLPSRDTEPEDDLTPTPSVIGGTHTWDSVLSSQDSASQELLAEPQSAAEEPKSRSGLEEQNETGPTVSAEEQSSYKVVRKAPAEGAQEATLSPGSSQTETELQEGGGANVDGNYFYVSMPTGPPEPVPPPGPPQAFPPEEPPRPSAAEGPPDPPGPLRDVDLIFRTIEQLTLKLNRLKAVEAAHWELLQSLGHSSSADTTPVGHPAPGMEGWTQQPHSPEGGSPLTRSLRSLQGHSTNIPGSRAPLAEDPTHTADL